The proteins below come from a single Magallana gigas chromosome 10, xbMagGiga1.1, whole genome shotgun sequence genomic window:
- the LOC105345518 gene encoding deleted in lung and esophageal cancer protein 1 isoform X2: protein MKPPAAIARGEEPPMFLQRPSTGKSQDVRHILAKTFRQLYTRDTISPDTVKNLSVSKGGDDEYHERYVEMLQKVFDERQKRLNEAAKLERHIMQAQARAMSADERELNRVSKSCDNYSDLGLPPVRSHFSSCIDGLLLKKHKLLTPEDYSTEDPASIPPPTEPLIPSYARDTVSSQQRKDQGTEDHRGDTPLFLPGHIRQSTDMELFEGEEGRPHPEETPSPVWESDKTMAAWKLHLNEEQREIDRTDLANLQAKVNFRRNPRHVPPSAPPGGRTLIKDGKSKPKEIGIQRKETISVLPEPSVVFLVSPPIVRFTDYKVGQVYEITLELKNVSACLRQCRALPPSSPYFNIGLGQFPGEHGLVAPGMSCHYGIRFAPDSLMDYDDEIRIQTQSSQPIIIPLQGRRQPPLISLPKVLDVGHCLVGGVHIGQFIVKNEGGSGRFCVMPRSAWPATNFKSVVTNGSVKIAPFDVRPSILELMKGDTGVLEVVFAPQSVRSYTQEITIVCDNCHVKHFTLRGVAQMAEVELLSVERGLSAALPGELSDVTADNLIRFDELNPFTYTDKSIVVKNKTDVELPFQWMIYKPDMTDVDELDKKPDRVPDVDSVFSVHPPSGMLPPAKEMEFKITFAPPVVDMFHSVLHLLLQQVPPHNENGSAKSAKSHKRGEEDNSSSGEETEEEEETMSEMFLNSDMKQFKDMTALEVEVKGKSVPLSVVLHPYAVYSPGQSLVGTTIKKLVTMANHSRSTITFQWQPILEKTIIEMEPPFGELDPGMAMDLELSVTGSEPGKVSETIYCYVMNLDDPLHLHVEAEFKGPEIKIEEPDVDFGLVRLGESATREITLTNLAQVITTWSIQDVSENNSEDAMAVSDFTFTPSGGELKPLEQKKVSIEFKPTSVQTLKSILEVQVEDGNKINVAAFGEVQTVAVCFASCQIVMEEVYKDVPVQYQAILVNQTLLSTEFSLGKVEGSHTEDCCIELDTTKGFLGPRRERVITINFVATREGEFSDLRIPCMVEGLDKPLYLGLFCEVKGLAANFRVSKDGYGSSDFSNDLHLDFGEVALGSTGRLYLHIRNESAIAAPYTVGVEHFIARPPTPPQEPLDRNMSTGQRRALLQKTPNLADPMARTLNKAANETYQMMLSQNLGAAFVPGPSQGTLMPFGEEVVDVTAYCDMWGHYTDSLTVKVGDMSPVSVPVSMTAVGCPLKFQLTASQPDQKPIIRFGTHVSGVAPTNRTMRVNNTSPFDLRVDWRIFNVEKDDKKTLDLIVNYGEAFPKLDNSGKEIVPPWEGEPETAGSNQITSQLWTNYYWIPAPVRRQPTDFLPNSPSTSAGSSRTQFSTKASQPTSVPSEAELMATRHPIVSLFYQAHEGVPANAPYSVKTKQLVVPARGMASVNFSFTPFPTEEVVKDMDCEGYALGYMSLDKGQSEEGKVEREQGYSVQPLKVEMTAHIKPALLTIECHDDEGMRYRSAMSDLLQAGGQVSNESLRIATSMLSNNTETPLVFRMMTKAPFVLVDMDPSTNVELSTRTISTQMQTLRPKHNLIVQVAFRTSLDLLPPYEETPISTADPTESSEGQKLEFHDDLIIEFNNSTTQRIPLYATLSLPQMELSRESLDFGTCLVGQRREMQILISNKTASHSKWVAGVDTCSDTCAENTFCIEPNTGTLDAHITHVSNSKTLLRVYFTAKHSEMYEGVFMFRGNLGERPRRLYLFGQGSYDGKHQAILNV, encoded by the exons ATGAAGCCCCCAGCAGCAATTGCGCGGGGTGAGGAACCTCCCATGTTCCTACAGCGACCCTCCACAGGAAAGTCCCAGGATGTTAGACACATACTGGCCAAAACGTTCCGACAGCTCTACACTAGAGATACAATCAGCCCAGACACGGTGAAGAATCTCAGTGTGTCCAAAGGGGGAGATGATGAGTATCATGAGAGATACGTCGAAATGCTTCAGAAG gtatTTGATGAGAGACAGAAAAGACTGAATGAGGCTGCTAAGCTGGAGCGACACATCATGCAGGCTCAGGCCCGAGCCATGTCTGCTGATGAGAGGGAGCTCAATCGAGTCTCAAAAAGCTGCGACAATTACAGCGACCTTGGCCTTCCTCCTG TGAGGTCACACTTCAGCTCCTGTATTGATGGACTGTTACTGAAGAAGCACAAGCTACTGACGCCTGAGGATTACTCCACAGAGGACCCTGCCAGTATACCCCCTCCCACAG AGCCCTTGATTCCAAGTTACGCCAGGGACACAGTTTCTTCCCAGCAGAGGAAGGACCAGGGGACAGAGGATCATCGCGGGGACACACCCTTGTTCCTCCCCGGACACATCAGACAGAGCACGGACATGGAGCTGTTTGAGGGGGAGGAGGGCAGACCTCACCCCGAGGAAACACCCTCCCCAGTCTGGGAATCT GACAAAACCATGGCTGCTTGGAAACTTCACCTGAATGAAGAGCAGCGAGAAATCGACCGGACAGACCTTGCCAACTTACAGGCCAAGGTCAACTTCCGTCGTAACCCTCGACACGTCCCACCCTCTGCTCCACCTGGTGGCAGAACTCTCATCAAGGACGGTAAATCCAAGCCCAAAGAAATCGGAATTCAGAGGAAAGAGACCATCAGTGT GTTACCAGAGCCATCTGTTGTGTTTTTGGTGTCTCCCCCCATTGTCCGATTCACAGACTACAAAGTGGGTCAGGTCTATGAG ATCACCTTGGAGTTAAAGAACGTGTCAGCGTGTCTACGTCAATGCCGCGCCCTGCCACCTTCCTCGCCATACTTCAATATAGGACTCG GACAGTTTCCAGGAGAGCATGGCTTGGTGGCGCCAGGTATGAGCTGTCACTACGGTATCCGGTTCGCTCCGGACTCCCTGATGGACTATGACGATGAGATTCGGATCCAGACTCAGTCGTCTCAACCAATCATCATCCCCCTACAGGGCCGACGCCAACCACCCCTCATCTCAT TGCCAAAGGTCCTGGATGTGGGTCATTGTTTGGTGGGAGGGGTTCATATTGGCCAATTTATCGTAAAGAACGAGGGAGGGAGTGGGAGATTCTGTGTCATGCCCCGATCCGCCTGGCCGGCCACTAACTTTAAG AGTGTAGTCACCAATGGTAGTGTGAAGATCGCCCCTTTTGACGTCCGTCCGTCCATTCTGGAGCTGATGAAGGGCGACACGGGGGTGCTGGAGGTGGTGTTCGCCCCTCAGTCGGTCCGGAGCTACACCCAGGAGATCACCATCGTGTGTGACAATTGTCACGTCAAGCACTTCACTCTCAGAG GTGTAGCTCAGATGGCAGAAGTGGAGTTATTATCTGTGGAGCGGGGATTATCCGCAGCATTGCCCGGGGAATTATCTGATGTGACTGCTGATAACCTGATCCGTTTTGATGAACTCAATCCTTTCACATACACTGACAAGAGCATCgttgttaaaaacaaaac TGATGTTGAGCTGCCATTCCAATGGATGATTTATAAGCCGGATATGACGGATGTGGATGAACTGGATAAGAAGCCGGATCGTGTTCCAGATGTGGATTCAGTGTTCAGTGTCCATCCACCAAGCGGCATGCTGCCCCCGGCCAAAGAAATGGAGTTCAAAATTACCTTTGCTCCTCCAGTT GTGGACATGTTCCACAGTGTGTTACACCTTCTGTTACAACAAGTTCCACCTCACAATGAGAACGGTTCGGCCAAGTCCGCCAAGAGCCATAAACGAGGGGAGGAAGACAACAGCTCCAGTGGGGAGGAAACCGAAGAGGAGGAGGAAACTATGTCAGAGATGTTCCTGAACTCAGACA TGAAGCAGTTCAAGGACATGACAGCACTAGAGGTCGAGGTCAAGGGTAAGAGCGTCCCCCTCAGTGTGGTTCTTCATCCGTACGCCGTGTATTCCCCGGGCCAGAGTCTGGTGGGAACGACCATCAAGAAACTGGTGACA ATGGCAAACCACAGCCGGTCCACCATTACCTTCCAGTGGCAGCCCATTCTGGAGAAGACCATCATAGAAATGGAACCACCATTTGGAGAACTTG ATCCTGGCATGGCTATGGACCTCGAGCTGAGCGTGACGGGCTCGGAACCTGGAAAAGTGAGCGAGACCATTTACTGTTACGTCATGAATCTGGACGACCCATTACATCTCCATGTTGAGGCAGAGTTTAAG GGCCCAGAGATCAAGATCGAGGAGCCAGATGTAGACTTTGGTTTGGTCAGGCTGGGAGAATCCGCGACAAGGGAGATCACTCTGACCAACCTCGCTCAGGTGATAACGACTTGGAGCATCCAGGACGTGTCGGAGAACAACTCAGAGGACGCCATG GCTGTGAGCGACTTTACATTCACGCCCTCTGGTGGCGAACTGAAGCCCCTGGAACAGAAGAAGGTCAGCATCGAGTTCAAACCGACATCTGTCCAGACTCTGAAGTCTATACTGGAGGTCCAAGTGGAGGACGGAAATAAAAT TAACGTAGCAGCCTTTGGAGAGGTCCAGACCGTGGCCGTCTGCTTCGCTTCCTGTCAGATCGTCATGGAGGAGGTATACAAAGATGTCCCCGTCCAATACCAGGCCATTCTGGTCAACCAGACGCTGCTGTCCACAGAGTTCTCCCTCGGAAAG GTGGAGGGTAGCCACACAGAGGACTGTTGTATAGAATTAGACACCACCAAAGGTTTCCTGGGCCCCCGCAGGGAGAGGGTCATAACCATCAACTTTGTGGCCACAAGAGAG GGGGAGTTCTCGGACCTGCGGATCCCGTGTATGGTGGAGGGGTTAGACAAGCCCCTGTATCTAGGACTCTTCTGTGAGGTCAAAGGTCTGGCGGCCAACTTCAGGGTCTCCAAGGATGGATATGGGTCAAG TGATTTCTCCAATGACCTTCACCTTGATTTCGGAGAAGTGGCCCTTGGCTCCACGGGTAGACTGTACCTACACATCAGGAACGAGTCGGCCATTGCCGCCCCTTACACCGTGGGAGTGGAGCACTTCATCGCACGACCACCCACCCCACCCCAGGAGCCACTGGACAGGAACATGAGTACTGGACAGAGGCGAGCTCTGCTACAGAAGACTCCAAACCTAGCCGACCCCATGGCTAGGACCCTCAACAAGGCTGCCAATG AAACCTACCAGATGATGCTGAGCCAGAACCTGGGGGCTGCCTTTGTACCCGGCCCCTCCCAGGGGACCCTGATGCCATTCGGAGAAGAGGTTGTTGACGTCACTGCATATTGTGATATGTGGGGCCATTATACAGACTCCTTGACTGTCAAG GTGGGGGATATGTCCCCAGTGTCAGTGCCTGTCAGTATGACTGCTGTTGGCTGTCCTCTCAAGTTCCAGCTGACCGCCTCCCAACCAGACCAGAAACCCATCATCAG ATTTGGAACTCATGTGTCTGGAGTGGCCCCAACCAACAGAACAATGAGGGTCAATAATACCAGTCCATTTG ATCTACGAGTGGACTGGAGAATATTTAATGTGGAGAAGGACGACAAGAAAACTCTGGACCTAATCGTCAATTATGGAGAAGCTTTCCCAAAACTGGACAACTCCGGAAAAGAGATAGTCCCTCCTTGGGAAG GTGAACCAGAAACAGCGG GTAGCAATCAAATAACATCACAGCTTTGGACCAATTATTATTGGA TTCCTGCCCCAGTCAGGAGACAGCCCACAGACTTCCTGCCCAACTCTCCGTCCACATCTGCCGGCTCCAGCCGTACACAGTTCAGTACTAAAGCCTCCCAGCCGACGTCCGTCCCCAGCGAAGCAGAGCTGATGGCCACAAGACACCCGATTGTCTCCCTTTTCTACCAGGCTCACGAAGGGGTTCCTGCTAATGCCCCGTACAGTGTCAAAACCAAGCAGCtg GTGGTCCCAGCTCGAGGTATGGCCAGTGTTAATTTCTCCTTCACCCCGTTCCCGACCGAGGAAGTGGTCAAGGACATGGACTGTGAGGGTTATGCCCTGGGTTACATGAGTCTGGATAAG GGTCAGTCTGAGGAGGGGAAGGTAGAGAGAGAACAAGGGTACAGTGTGCAGCCATTGAAAGTAGAAATGACCGCTCACATCAAACCTGCCTT GTTGACAATAGAATGTCATGATGATGAAGGCATGAGATACAGATCTGCCATGAGTGACCTATTGCAAGCAGGTGGACAG gTATCCAACGAGAGTTTGCGGATAGCCACGTCCATGTTATCCAATAACACGGAGACTCCGCTGGTGTTTAGGATGATGACAAAGGCACCCTTCGTACTAGTGGATATGGATCCTTCCACCAATGTGGAGCTCTCCACCAGAACCATATCCACACAGATGCAAACTCTGAGGCCAAAGCATAATTTAATT GTACAAGTTGCCTTCAGGACCAGTCTTGACCTTCTTCCGCCTTATGAAGAGACTCCAATATCCACAGCTGACCCGACGGAGAGCTCCGAGGGACAAAAGCTGGAGTTCCATGACGACCTAATAATTGAGTTCAACAACTCTACAACACAG AGGATTCCCCTGTATGCCACCCTGTCCCTGCCTCAGATGGAGCTCTCCCGGGAATCCCTAGATTTTGGTACCTGCTTGGTTGGACAGAGACGCGAGATGCAAATCCTCATCTCAAACAAGACTGCATCTCACTCCAAATGGGTGGCTGGAGTTG atACATGCTCGGACACTTGTGCTGAGAATACATTTTGTATCGAGCCCAATACAGGGACCTTGGACGCTCACATTACTCATGTGAGCAACAGCAAGACCCTGCTGAGAGTCTACTTTACAGCCAA ACACTCCGAGATGTACGAGGGGGTCTTCATGTTCCGTGGAAATCTAGGAGAGCGACCCCGACGGCTGTATTTGTTTGGTCAGGGCTCATACGACGGAAAGCACCAGGCTATACTCAATGTGTAG
- the LOC105345518 gene encoding deleted in lung and esophageal cancer protein 1 isoform X4, giving the protein MKPPAAIARGEEPPMFLQRPSTGKSQDVRHILAKTFRQLYTRDTISPDTVKNLSVSKGGDDEYHERYVEMLQKVFDERQKRLNEAAKLERHIMQAQARAMSADERELNRVSKSCDNYSDLGLPPVRSHFSSCIDGLLLKKHKLLTPEDYSTEDPASIPPPTEPLIPSYARDTVSSQQRKDQGTEDHRGDTPLFLPGHIRQSTDMELFEGEEGRPHPEETPSPVWESQDKTMAAWKLHLNEEQREIDRTDLANLQAKVNFRRNPRHVPPSAPPGGRTLIKDGKSKPKEIGIQRKETISVLPEPSVVFLVSPPIVRFTDYKVGQVYEITLELKNVSACLRQCRALPPSSPYFNIGLGQFPGEHGLVAPGMSCHYGIRFAPDSLMDYDDEIRIQTQSSQPIIIPLQGRRQPPLISLPKVLDVGHCLVGGVHIGQFIVKNEGGSGRFCVMPRSAWPATNFKSVVTNGSVKIAPFDVRPSILELMKGDTGVLEVVFAPQSVRSYTQEITIVCDNCHVKHFTLRGVAQMAEVELLSVERGLSAALPGELSDVTADNLIRFDELNPFTYTDKSIVVKNKTDVELPFQWMIYKPDMTDVDELDKKPDRVPDVDSVFSVHPPSGMLPPAKEMEFKITFAPPVVDMFHSVLHLLLQQVPPHNENGSAKSAKSHKRGEEDNSSSGEETEEEEETMSEMFLNSDMKQFKDMTALEVEVKGKSVPLSVVLHPYAVYSPGQSLVGTTIKKLVTMANHSRSTITFQWQPILEKTIIEMEPPFGELDPGMAMDLELSVTGSEPGKVSETIYCYVMNLDDPLHLHVEAEFKGPEIKIEEPDVDFGLVRLGESATREITLTNLAQVITTWSIQDVSENNSEDAMAVSDFTFTPSGGELKPLEQKKVSIEFKPTSVQTLKSILEVQVEDGNKINVAAFGEVQTVAVCFASCQIVMEEVYKDVPVQYQAILVNQTLLSTEFSLGKVEGSHTEDCCIELDTTKGFLGPRRERVITINFVATREGEFSDLRIPCMVEGLDKPLYLGLFCEVKGLAANFRVSKDGYGSSDFSNDLHLDFGEVALGSTGRLYLHIRNESAIAAPYTVGVEHFIARPPTPPQEPLDRNMSTGQRRALLQKTPNLADPMARTLNKAANETYQMMLSQNLGAAFVPGPSQGTLMPFGEEVVDVTAYCDMWGHYTDSLTVKVGDMSPVSVPVSMTAVGCPLKFQLTASQPDQKPIIRFGTHVSGVAPTNRTMRVNNTSPFDLRVDWRIFNVEKDDKKTLDLIVNYGEAFPKLDNSGKEIVPPWEVPAPVRRQPTDFLPNSPSTSAGSSRTQFSTKASQPTSVPSEAELMATRHPIVSLFYQAHEGVPANAPYSVKTKQLVVPARGMASVNFSFTPFPTEEVVKDMDCEGYALGYMSLDKGQSEEGKVEREQGYSVQPLKVEMTAHIKPALLTIECHDDEGMRYRSAMSDLLQAGGQVSNESLRIATSMLSNNTETPLVFRMMTKAPFVLVDMDPSTNVELSTRTISTQMQTLRPKHNLIVQVAFRTSLDLLPPYEETPISTADPTESSEGQKLEFHDDLIIEFNNSTTQRIPLYATLSLPQMELSRESLDFGTCLVGQRREMQILISNKTASHSKWVAGVDTCSDTCAENTFCIEPNTGTLDAHITHVSNSKTLLRVYFTAKHSEMYEGVFMFRGNLGERPRRLYLFGQGSYDGKHQAILNV; this is encoded by the exons ATGAAGCCCCCAGCAGCAATTGCGCGGGGTGAGGAACCTCCCATGTTCCTACAGCGACCCTCCACAGGAAAGTCCCAGGATGTTAGACACATACTGGCCAAAACGTTCCGACAGCTCTACACTAGAGATACAATCAGCCCAGACACGGTGAAGAATCTCAGTGTGTCCAAAGGGGGAGATGATGAGTATCATGAGAGATACGTCGAAATGCTTCAGAAG gtatTTGATGAGAGACAGAAAAGACTGAATGAGGCTGCTAAGCTGGAGCGACACATCATGCAGGCTCAGGCCCGAGCCATGTCTGCTGATGAGAGGGAGCTCAATCGAGTCTCAAAAAGCTGCGACAATTACAGCGACCTTGGCCTTCCTCCTG TGAGGTCACACTTCAGCTCCTGTATTGATGGACTGTTACTGAAGAAGCACAAGCTACTGACGCCTGAGGATTACTCCACAGAGGACCCTGCCAGTATACCCCCTCCCACAG AGCCCTTGATTCCAAGTTACGCCAGGGACACAGTTTCTTCCCAGCAGAGGAAGGACCAGGGGACAGAGGATCATCGCGGGGACACACCCTTGTTCCTCCCCGGACACATCAGACAGAGCACGGACATGGAGCTGTTTGAGGGGGAGGAGGGCAGACCTCACCCCGAGGAAACACCCTCCCCAGTCTGGGAATCT CAGGACAAAACCATGGCTGCTTGGAAACTTCACCTGAATGAAGAGCAGCGAGAAATCGACCGGACAGACCTTGCCAACTTACAGGCCAAGGTCAACTTCCGTCGTAACCCTCGACACGTCCCACCCTCTGCTCCACCTGGTGGCAGAACTCTCATCAAGGACGGTAAATCCAAGCCCAAAGAAATCGGAATTCAGAGGAAAGAGACCATCAGTGT GTTACCAGAGCCATCTGTTGTGTTTTTGGTGTCTCCCCCCATTGTCCGATTCACAGACTACAAAGTGGGTCAGGTCTATGAG ATCACCTTGGAGTTAAAGAACGTGTCAGCGTGTCTACGTCAATGCCGCGCCCTGCCACCTTCCTCGCCATACTTCAATATAGGACTCG GACAGTTTCCAGGAGAGCATGGCTTGGTGGCGCCAGGTATGAGCTGTCACTACGGTATCCGGTTCGCTCCGGACTCCCTGATGGACTATGACGATGAGATTCGGATCCAGACTCAGTCGTCTCAACCAATCATCATCCCCCTACAGGGCCGACGCCAACCACCCCTCATCTCAT TGCCAAAGGTCCTGGATGTGGGTCATTGTTTGGTGGGAGGGGTTCATATTGGCCAATTTATCGTAAAGAACGAGGGAGGGAGTGGGAGATTCTGTGTCATGCCCCGATCCGCCTGGCCGGCCACTAACTTTAAG AGTGTAGTCACCAATGGTAGTGTGAAGATCGCCCCTTTTGACGTCCGTCCGTCCATTCTGGAGCTGATGAAGGGCGACACGGGGGTGCTGGAGGTGGTGTTCGCCCCTCAGTCGGTCCGGAGCTACACCCAGGAGATCACCATCGTGTGTGACAATTGTCACGTCAAGCACTTCACTCTCAGAG GTGTAGCTCAGATGGCAGAAGTGGAGTTATTATCTGTGGAGCGGGGATTATCCGCAGCATTGCCCGGGGAATTATCTGATGTGACTGCTGATAACCTGATCCGTTTTGATGAACTCAATCCTTTCACATACACTGACAAGAGCATCgttgttaaaaacaaaac TGATGTTGAGCTGCCATTCCAATGGATGATTTATAAGCCGGATATGACGGATGTGGATGAACTGGATAAGAAGCCGGATCGTGTTCCAGATGTGGATTCAGTGTTCAGTGTCCATCCACCAAGCGGCATGCTGCCCCCGGCCAAAGAAATGGAGTTCAAAATTACCTTTGCTCCTCCAGTT GTGGACATGTTCCACAGTGTGTTACACCTTCTGTTACAACAAGTTCCACCTCACAATGAGAACGGTTCGGCCAAGTCCGCCAAGAGCCATAAACGAGGGGAGGAAGACAACAGCTCCAGTGGGGAGGAAACCGAAGAGGAGGAGGAAACTATGTCAGAGATGTTCCTGAACTCAGACA TGAAGCAGTTCAAGGACATGACAGCACTAGAGGTCGAGGTCAAGGGTAAGAGCGTCCCCCTCAGTGTGGTTCTTCATCCGTACGCCGTGTATTCCCCGGGCCAGAGTCTGGTGGGAACGACCATCAAGAAACTGGTGACA ATGGCAAACCACAGCCGGTCCACCATTACCTTCCAGTGGCAGCCCATTCTGGAGAAGACCATCATAGAAATGGAACCACCATTTGGAGAACTTG ATCCTGGCATGGCTATGGACCTCGAGCTGAGCGTGACGGGCTCGGAACCTGGAAAAGTGAGCGAGACCATTTACTGTTACGTCATGAATCTGGACGACCCATTACATCTCCATGTTGAGGCAGAGTTTAAG GGCCCAGAGATCAAGATCGAGGAGCCAGATGTAGACTTTGGTTTGGTCAGGCTGGGAGAATCCGCGACAAGGGAGATCACTCTGACCAACCTCGCTCAGGTGATAACGACTTGGAGCATCCAGGACGTGTCGGAGAACAACTCAGAGGACGCCATG GCTGTGAGCGACTTTACATTCACGCCCTCTGGTGGCGAACTGAAGCCCCTGGAACAGAAGAAGGTCAGCATCGAGTTCAAACCGACATCTGTCCAGACTCTGAAGTCTATACTGGAGGTCCAAGTGGAGGACGGAAATAAAAT TAACGTAGCAGCCTTTGGAGAGGTCCAGACCGTGGCCGTCTGCTTCGCTTCCTGTCAGATCGTCATGGAGGAGGTATACAAAGATGTCCCCGTCCAATACCAGGCCATTCTGGTCAACCAGACGCTGCTGTCCACAGAGTTCTCCCTCGGAAAG GTGGAGGGTAGCCACACAGAGGACTGTTGTATAGAATTAGACACCACCAAAGGTTTCCTGGGCCCCCGCAGGGAGAGGGTCATAACCATCAACTTTGTGGCCACAAGAGAG GGGGAGTTCTCGGACCTGCGGATCCCGTGTATGGTGGAGGGGTTAGACAAGCCCCTGTATCTAGGACTCTTCTGTGAGGTCAAAGGTCTGGCGGCCAACTTCAGGGTCTCCAAGGATGGATATGGGTCAAG TGATTTCTCCAATGACCTTCACCTTGATTTCGGAGAAGTGGCCCTTGGCTCCACGGGTAGACTGTACCTACACATCAGGAACGAGTCGGCCATTGCCGCCCCTTACACCGTGGGAGTGGAGCACTTCATCGCACGACCACCCACCCCACCCCAGGAGCCACTGGACAGGAACATGAGTACTGGACAGAGGCGAGCTCTGCTACAGAAGACTCCAAACCTAGCCGACCCCATGGCTAGGACCCTCAACAAGGCTGCCAATG AAACCTACCAGATGATGCTGAGCCAGAACCTGGGGGCTGCCTTTGTACCCGGCCCCTCCCAGGGGACCCTGATGCCATTCGGAGAAGAGGTTGTTGACGTCACTGCATATTGTGATATGTGGGGCCATTATACAGACTCCTTGACTGTCAAG GTGGGGGATATGTCCCCAGTGTCAGTGCCTGTCAGTATGACTGCTGTTGGCTGTCCTCTCAAGTTCCAGCTGACCGCCTCCCAACCAGACCAGAAACCCATCATCAG ATTTGGAACTCATGTGTCTGGAGTGGCCCCAACCAACAGAACAATGAGGGTCAATAATACCAGTCCATTTG ATCTACGAGTGGACTGGAGAATATTTAATGTGGAGAAGGACGACAAGAAAACTCTGGACCTAATCGTCAATTATGGAGAAGCTTTCCCAAAACTGGACAACTCCGGAAAAGAGATAGTCCCTCCTTGGGAAG TTCCTGCCCCAGTCAGGAGACAGCCCACAGACTTCCTGCCCAACTCTCCGTCCACATCTGCCGGCTCCAGCCGTACACAGTTCAGTACTAAAGCCTCCCAGCCGACGTCCGTCCCCAGCGAAGCAGAGCTGATGGCCACAAGACACCCGATTGTCTCCCTTTTCTACCAGGCTCACGAAGGGGTTCCTGCTAATGCCCCGTACAGTGTCAAAACCAAGCAGCtg GTGGTCCCAGCTCGAGGTATGGCCAGTGTTAATTTCTCCTTCACCCCGTTCCCGACCGAGGAAGTGGTCAAGGACATGGACTGTGAGGGTTATGCCCTGGGTTACATGAGTCTGGATAAG GGTCAGTCTGAGGAGGGGAAGGTAGAGAGAGAACAAGGGTACAGTGTGCAGCCATTGAAAGTAGAAATGACCGCTCACATCAAACCTGCCTT GTTGACAATAGAATGTCATGATGATGAAGGCATGAGATACAGATCTGCCATGAGTGACCTATTGCAAGCAGGTGGACAG gTATCCAACGAGAGTTTGCGGATAGCCACGTCCATGTTATCCAATAACACGGAGACTCCGCTGGTGTTTAGGATGATGACAAAGGCACCCTTCGTACTAGTGGATATGGATCCTTCCACCAATGTGGAGCTCTCCACCAGAACCATATCCACACAGATGCAAACTCTGAGGCCAAAGCATAATTTAATT GTACAAGTTGCCTTCAGGACCAGTCTTGACCTTCTTCCGCCTTATGAAGAGACTCCAATATCCACAGCTGACCCGACGGAGAGCTCCGAGGGACAAAAGCTGGAGTTCCATGACGACCTAATAATTGAGTTCAACAACTCTACAACACAG AGGATTCCCCTGTATGCCACCCTGTCCCTGCCTCAGATGGAGCTCTCCCGGGAATCCCTAGATTTTGGTACCTGCTTGGTTGGACAGAGACGCGAGATGCAAATCCTCATCTCAAACAAGACTGCATCTCACTCCAAATGGGTGGCTGGAGTTG atACATGCTCGGACACTTGTGCTGAGAATACATTTTGTATCGAGCCCAATACAGGGACCTTGGACGCTCACATTACTCATGTGAGCAACAGCAAGACCCTGCTGAGAGTCTACTTTACAGCCAA ACACTCCGAGATGTACGAGGGGGTCTTCATGTTCCGTGGAAATCTAGGAGAGCGACCCCGACGGCTGTATTTGTTTGGTCAGGGCTCATACGACGGAAAGCACCAGGCTATACTCAATGTGTAG